A genome region from Arachis duranensis cultivar V14167 chromosome 6, aradu.V14167.gnm2.J7QH, whole genome shotgun sequence includes the following:
- the LOC107457980 gene encoding cytochrome P450 CYP94D108, with protein sequence MELFSTQTLLLFLSFLTFLYLHNRNPKTRPPGFKAYPLVGSLPDFLLNRHRFLDWTTDVLRNCPTHSAVFRRPGKVHGIITANPDNVEHILKTNFHNYPKGERFNYLLRDFLGQGIFNSDGDLWKLQRKTASYEFNTKSLRNFAIQNVTVEIQTRLIPLLQRASKSESVLDLQDVLERFAFDNICKLAFNVDPACLDGGSGDAAVGAEFMRAFEDAATLSSGRFMSVFGWVWELKKFLNVGSERKLRESICTVHAFADNIIRSRMEAKDPHNDDMDLLSRFMAKEENSPEFLRDIVISFILAGRDTTSSALSWFFWILSSRPDVKDKIIKEIETVRASCEKRDYGEASFGYEELKELKYLHAAITESMRLYPPVHVDTMACLNDDVLPDGTGIKKNWFVTYHTYAMGRMESIWGSDCVEFKPERWFDEEGGVFRTESPFRYPVFHAGARMCLGKEMAYIQMKSIVAAAMERFEIDAVDKDTCPEQHMSLTLRIKGGLPVRVRPRECVMSTA encoded by the coding sequence ATGGAACTTTTCTCAACCCAAAcccttcttctcttcctctcctTTCTCACCTTTCTCTACCTCCACAACCGAAATCCCAAAACTAGACCCCCGGGCTTCAAAGCCTACCCTCTCGTGGGCTCACTTCCTGACTTCCTCCTCAACCGCCATCGCTTCCTCGACTGGACCACAGACGTCCTCCGCAACTGCCCCACCCACTCCGCCGTCTTCCGCCGCCCCGGTAAGGTCCACGGTATCATCACAGCCAACCCAGACAACGTCGAGCACATCCTCAAGACCAATTTCCATAACTACCCTAAGGGTGAACGCTTCAACTACCTCCTCCGAGACTTCCTCGGTCAAGGAATCTTCAACTCCGACGGCGATCTCTGGAAACTTCAACGCAAAACTGCAAGCTACGAGTTCAACACCAAATCGCTTCGAAACTTCGCCATCCAAAACGTCACCGTCGAGATCCAAACGAGGCTCATTCCGTTGCTCCAAAGAGCTTCCAAATCTGAATCCGTCCTCGACTTGCAGGACGTTCTTGAGCGATTCGCGTTTGACAACATTTGCAAGCTAGCCTTCAACGTCGACCCGGCCTGCCTAGACGGAGGCTCTGGCGATGCCGCGGTCGGCGCTGAATTCATGCGCGCGTTCGAGGACGCCGCCACACTCAGCTCCGGGAGGTTTATGAGCGTATTTGGGTGGGTATGGGAGCTCAAGAAGTTTCTCAACGTTGGAAGTGAAAGGAAGCTTAGGGAATCAATCTGCACCGTACACGCGTTCGCTGATAATATCATACGGTCCAGAATGGAAGCAAAGGACCCCCACAACGATGACATGGACCTTTTATCGCGGTTCATGGCCAAAGAGGAGAACTCCCCTGAGTTTCTACGCGATATTGTTATAAGCTTCATTTTGGCGGGGCGCGATACAACGTCATCTGCGCTGAGTTGGTTCTTTTGGATTCTCTCTTCAAGGCCTGACGTCAAGGATAAGATAATCAAAGAAATCGAAACCGTTCGTGCGTCGTGCGAAAAGCGTGATTACGGGGAGGCATCTTTTGGGTACGAAGAATTGAAGGAGTTAAAGTACTTACACGCCGCGATTACGGAATCAATGAGGTTGTACCCTCCCGTTCATGTCGACACGATGGCGTGCTTGAACGACGACGTTTTGCCGGATGGTACAGGGATTAAGAAGAATTGGTTTGTGACTTATCATACTTACGCGATGGGGAGGATGGAGAGTATTTGGGGGAGTGATTGCGTAGAATTTAAACCGGAAAGGTGGTTTGATGAGGAGGGTGGGGTTTTTCGAACCGAAAGCCCGTTTAGGTATCCGGTTTTTCATGCCGGAGCGAGGATGTGTTTGGGAAAGGAGATGGCTTATATTCAAATGAAGTCTATTGTGGCAGCTGCCATGGAGAGGTTTGAGATCGACGCTGTGGATAAGGACACGTGTCCGGAGCAACATATGTCATTGACTTTGAGGATCAAAGGTGGGTTGCCAGTGCGAGTGAGGCCAAGGGAGTGCGTGATGTCAACTGCCTGA